A stretch of the Cupriavidus sp. EM10 genome encodes the following:
- a CDS encoding thioredoxin domain-containing protein — protein MNRRSFSSMAVALFGLPLTTLAQESSQGSSAPQLPYREVPREAEDSKKVLIFISLTCPVCAAYHEQIAKWALSLPKGWSAEFVPVVEAHRDTVIAARAFYAAKALNATYLPAFLSYAYSAIQDRGMPVSDGKTWSFIASSSHLQGFDAAWKNVNPATVQAAFNKLIRYRIDATPSIAIGGRYVITPDSTNGDQELFFKLANGMVSKAMTG, from the coding sequence ATGAACCGTCGCTCCTTTTCTTCAATGGCCGTCGCGTTGTTCGGCCTGCCGCTGACGACGCTGGCACAGGAGTCGTCACAGGGGTCGTCGGCACCGCAGCTGCCCTATAGGGAAGTCCCGCGGGAAGCGGAGGACAGTAAGAAGGTCCTGATCTTCATCTCTCTGACTTGCCCTGTTTGCGCCGCGTACCACGAGCAGATTGCGAAGTGGGCACTGTCGCTACCTAAGGGCTGGAGTGCGGAGTTTGTGCCGGTTGTCGAGGCACATCGTGACACCGTCATCGCTGCGAGGGCCTTCTATGCGGCCAAGGCTTTGAATGCCACGTACCTTCCTGCGTTCTTGAGCTACGCCTACTCCGCTATTCAGGACCGCGGTATGCCGGTGAGTGACGGCAAGACTTGGAGCTTCATTGCCTCGTCATCCCATTTGCAGGGGTTTGATGCTGCATGGAAGAACGTGAACCCCGCTACAGTCCAGGCCGCATTCAACAAGCTCATCCGGTACCGGATCGATGCGACGCCGTCTATTGCGATCGGTGGTCGCTATGTCATCACGCCCGACAGCACGAACGGCGACCAGGAGCTCTTCTTCAAGCTTGCAAATGGCATGGTCTCGAAGGCCATGACCGGCTGA
- a CDS encoding ATPase, T2SS/T4P/T4SS family, whose protein sequence is MRAALRQAPHVILVGEIRDVETAMIAIQAANTGHLVVATVHANNSAMAITRLLDMGVDVQTLADALRGVLSQRLVEILRPDPERGTRAPTEAEVDWMEVAGIHHAGLKFPAGVQETDYEGRMPVMELIRADAAVRAAMLAMSGEMAVFNAAMRQSQFETMAQAVTRMAAAGLTSIEKAMQLDRAEALAPETKRVGQVLVELGHITPEEAYAAAVRQIELRKGGKVRRLGQILVEEGICTAREVIRAVGYTQGAPELVRYFITTGKVSADLAKEMETRWRQERTSCSLFDLYIEHKHLTEEDFNEPSLLFFNGRRVVRPAADDAGTGVVTGVVGTAAAL, encoded by the coding sequence TTGCGTGCAGCACTCCGCCAAGCGCCGCATGTCATTCTGGTTGGTGAGATCCGCGACGTCGAGACCGCGATGATTGCCATCCAGGCAGCAAACACCGGGCACCTGGTGGTTGCTACCGTTCACGCGAATAACTCGGCGATGGCGATCACACGTCTACTCGATATGGGTGTGGACGTTCAGACGCTGGCCGATGCTCTCCGCGGTGTCCTCTCCCAACGGCTCGTGGAAATTCTGCGGCCAGATCCGGAGAGAGGGACCCGGGCTCCGACCGAAGCCGAAGTGGACTGGATGGAGGTTGCCGGTATCCATCACGCCGGTCTCAAATTCCCCGCAGGCGTACAGGAGACCGACTATGAGGGCCGGATGCCGGTTATGGAGTTGATTCGGGCCGATGCTGCGGTGCGAGCGGCAATGCTCGCGATGAGCGGGGAGATGGCGGTTTTCAATGCAGCCATGCGCCAATCGCAGTTCGAAACCATGGCGCAAGCCGTGACGCGCATGGCCGCAGCCGGTTTGACCTCCATCGAGAAGGCCATGCAGCTTGATCGGGCCGAAGCGTTGGCGCCTGAGACGAAGCGCGTCGGTCAAGTTCTCGTGGAGCTCGGACACATCACGCCTGAGGAGGCGTATGCAGCGGCCGTACGGCAGATCGAGCTCCGTAAGGGTGGCAAGGTTCGGCGGCTCGGACAGATCCTCGTCGAAGAAGGGATCTGTACCGCACGGGAGGTGATCCGGGCAGTTGGTTACACCCAGGGCGCTCCGGAATTGGTCCGGTACTTCATCACCACCGGCAAGGTGTCGGCAGATCTGGCGAAAGAGATGGAGACGCGATGGCGCCAAGAGCGGACCAGTTGCTCACTCTTTGACCTATATATTGAACACAAGCACCTTACAGAGGAAGATTTCAATGAACCGTCGCTCCTTTTCTTCAATGGCCGTCGCGTTGTTCGGCCTGCCGCTGACGACGCTGGCACAGGAGTCGTCACAGGGGTCGTCGGCACCGCAGCTGCCCTATAG
- a CDS encoding GspE/PulE family protein, which produces MFSRAAVRRAADIHMLYEAEGTTIQYGISGSLHWVDHIDHNFAKQLDEKLRARANIAASDRHKPLDGRLRLKFPDRAVDVRVSILPTLTGQKIVCRLMDNTASVASLDEIEMTPMARSCLEDILQEPNGLFLVCGPTGSGKSTTLYAALQHLNNGKRNILTLEQPVEKVLPGLTQVNINQHISFAEGCVQHSAKRRMSFWLVRSATSRPR; this is translated from the coding sequence ATGTTCTCCAGGGCCGCGGTAAGACGTGCCGCCGACATTCACATGTTGTACGAAGCAGAGGGCACCACAATTCAATATGGCATCTCTGGTTCGCTGCATTGGGTCGACCACATTGATCACAACTTCGCTAAGCAACTCGACGAGAAGCTCCGGGCCCGTGCCAACATTGCCGCCTCGGATCGTCATAAGCCACTGGATGGGCGTCTAAGACTCAAATTTCCTGACCGGGCGGTTGACGTTCGGGTGTCGATCCTGCCGACACTGACCGGGCAAAAGATCGTTTGTCGCCTGATGGACAATACTGCCTCCGTTGCGAGTCTCGACGAGATTGAGATGACGCCGATGGCACGGTCTTGCTTAGAGGACATCCTGCAAGAGCCGAATGGCCTTTTTCTCGTCTGTGGCCCCACGGGGTCGGGGAAGAGCACAACTCTGTATGCCGCGCTTCAGCATCTCAACAATGGGAAGCGGAACATCCTGACGCTCGAGCAGCCCGTCGAGAAGGTCCTCCCTGGGCTCACACAGGTCAACATCAATCAGCACATCTCGTTTGCCGAGGGTTGCGTGCAGCACTCCGCCAAGCGCCGCATGTCATTCTGGTTGGTGAGATCCGCGACGTCGAGACCGCGATGA
- a CDS encoding lytic transglycosylase domain-containing protein gives MKKLLTFVILASVSLQSWGYCFKEAAKRYSVDESLLRAIAKTENASFDPNLVRTSKEGWEFMGLMMVSSIWLPELKKFGIDRERLLEPCVNVNVGAWVLADGMHKYGRTWKAVGAYNTGKYSKDDDAQIRYINKVWKNLQGINR, from the coding sequence ATGAAAAAGCTACTGACCTTCGTCATCCTGGCCTCCGTGAGCCTGCAAAGCTGGGGCTATTGCTTCAAGGAGGCGGCTAAGCGGTACTCCGTCGATGAGTCATTGCTGCGCGCTATTGCAAAGACGGAGAACGCCTCGTTTGACCCCAATCTGGTTCGAACAAGCAAGGAGGGTTGGGAGTTCATGGGCCTCATGATGGTCAGCTCGATCTGGCTGCCAGAACTGAAGAAGTTCGGGATCGATCGGGAAAGGCTGCTTGAGCCATGCGTGAACGTGAACGTAGGCGCCTGGGTGCTCGCTGACGGGATGCACAAGTACGGCAGGACCTGGAAGGCAGTTGGCGCGTACAACACGGGCAAGTACTCCAAGGACGACGATGCCCAGATCCGCTACATCAATAAGGTGTGGAAGAACTTGCAGGGAATAAATCGATGA
- a CDS encoding tetratricopeptide repeat protein — MTKVSSFFMARIIQYTYQYANSIPMRNLVLCALTAAMWGAFATAAHASDIPTGKPGQEEATPRVAGGAKPSSLPSDTASIDITAKLDDLLATAKETSEVMRLYASWQAGNREAVPEIFALAKNGNARAQNLAGFMLDNGQGVKQDSKAAAAYFQRSAESVPLAKYNLGVLTYYGRGVRKDEAKAMELFKGSAMKAGVEQASVQLAIYYLKNKNEDEAYKWANEGANRGNVKAFYLLGRILYQRGQYQSAASWIQKAANASEPNAPAILSLMYRDGKG; from the coding sequence ATGACGAAGGTCAGTAGCTTTTTCATGGCCCGGATCATACAATACACGTATCAATACGCCAATAGTATCCCAATGCGAAATCTCGTGCTTTGCGCGCTAACTGCCGCTATGTGGGGCGCATTCGCCACCGCGGCACATGCTTCGGACATTCCCACCGGTAAGCCGGGGCAGGAGGAAGCCACTCCGCGCGTGGCAGGCGGCGCCAAGCCGTCATCCCTTCCGAGTGACACTGCCTCCATTGACATCACCGCGAAGCTCGACGATCTCCTCGCTACGGCGAAAGAGACGAGTGAAGTGATGCGTCTCTATGCCAGCTGGCAAGCTGGTAATCGCGAGGCGGTGCCTGAGATATTTGCATTAGCCAAGAATGGCAACGCCCGCGCACAGAACCTCGCGGGGTTCATGCTCGACAATGGGCAGGGTGTGAAGCAGGATTCCAAGGCCGCAGCCGCATACTTCCAACGGTCCGCGGAAAGCGTCCCGCTGGCCAAGTACAACCTCGGGGTGCTGACGTACTACGGAAGGGGTGTAAGAAAAGACGAGGCGAAGGCCATGGAGCTCTTCAAGGGCTCTGCGATGAAGGCCGGCGTCGAACAGGCGAGTGTTCAGCTCGCCATCTACTACCTGAAGAACAAGAACGAGGACGAAGCGTACAAGTGGGCGAATGAAGGGGCGAACCGGGGCAACGTCAAGGCCTTCTACCTGCTCGGTAGGATTCTGTACCAGCGTGGCCAGTACCAGTCCGCCGCCTCGTGGATACAAAAGGCCGCGAATGCATCCGAACCGAATGCGCCGGCAATCCTGTCGCTCATGTACCGCGACGGGAAGGGGTAG
- a CDS encoding IS3-like element ISRme13 family transposase (programmed frameshift): MTSKTKRAQYTLEFKLEAVRLVKSGQSMAVVSATLGIRAQTLHNWVKAEREGKLTGAGMKPVSPEQMELARLRAEVARLKMERDIFKKSRSILCEGVGVRYAFIERNRRYWPVSVLCELLGVSPSGYHQRKQRTVSTDRPDRGRLSDDALLAHIKAIHAGVKGEYGWPRMWKELLARGVRVGKERVRKLMALHGIRARHKRKYIATTNSNHDLPVAPNLLQRDFSPAAPNQVWTSDITYVATAEGWLYLVVIIDLFSRQVVGWSMQPHMKAELVTDALRMAWFRRRPEAGVIVHTDRGSQYCSHLFQDALKAYGMRSSMSRRGDCWDNAPTESLWGSLKVARLHGRQFATRRAAMDEVIDWLGFYNASRLHSTLGYVSPMTFEKNWSAAQQHRAA; this comes from the exons ATGACAAGCAAGACAAAGCGGGCGCAGTACACGCTGGAATTCAAGCTGGAAGCGGTACGGCTGGTGAAGAGCGGGCAGAGCATGGCAGTGGTTAGCGCGACCCTGGGCATCAGAGCGCAGACGCTGCATAACTGGGTCAAGGCGGAGCGGGAAGGCAAGCTGACTGGTGCGGGTATGAAGCCGGTCAGCCCGGAGCAGATGGAGCTGGCCCGGCTTCGGGCGGAGGTGGCGCGCTTGAAGATGGAGCGCGATATTT TTAAAAAAAGCCGCAGCATACTTTGCGAAGGAGTCGGTGTGAGGTATGCGTTCATCGAGCGAAACCGACGTTACTGGCCGGTCTCGGTCCTGTGTGAGCTGTTAGGGGTCAGCCCCAGCGGCTATCACCAGCGCAAGCAACGCACAGTAAGCACCGACAGGCCAGATAGAGGCCGACTCAGTGACGATGCCTTGTTGGCCCACATCAAGGCGATTCACGCCGGGGTCAAGGGGGAGTACGGCTGGCCGCGCATGTGGAAGGAACTGCTGGCGCGTGGGGTGCGGGTGGGCAAGGAGCGTGTTCGCAAGCTGATGGCGCTGCACGGCATCCGTGCCCGCCACAAGCGCAAGTACATCGCGACAACCAACTCGAACCACGATTTGCCGGTGGCCCCCAATCTGCTGCAACGCGACTTTAGCCCAGCAGCACCCAATCAAGTCTGGACGAGCGACATAACCTATGTGGCGACCGCCGAAGGCTGGCTCTACCTGGTGGTCATCATCGACCTGTTCAGCCGGCAGGTGGTTGGCTGGTCGATGCAACCACACATGAAGGCCGAATTGGTCACGGACGCGCTGCGCATGGCCTGGTTCCGGCGCCGCCCGGAAGCCGGTGTGATTGTGCACACCGACCGGGGAAGCCAGTATTGCAGCCATCTGTTTCAAGACGCCCTGAAGGCGTATGGCATGCGCTCGTCAATGAGCCGCAGGGGCGATTGCTGGGACAACGCGCCGACTGAGAGTCTGTGGGGGTCGTTGAAGGTCGCTCGCCTGCACGGTCGCCAGTTCGCTACCCGCCGCGCCGCAATGGACGAGGTAATTGACTGGCTTGGCTTTTATAATGCCAGCCGACTCCACTCGACGCTGGGCTACGTCAGCCCCATGACGTTCGAGAAAAACTGGTCCGCAGCTCAGCAACACCGGGCTGCCTAA